The segment ACTCACCGCCAATATAATTAATAGACAATATATTGCAGAGGTCTTCAACCCTGCTTCTGGGGATCCACTGTGCTGAAGCAGGTTGGAAATAAACCTTGCAGGAAAGCAGGTCCCCAGGAGCATGGTTGAAGACCTCTGTATTAAGGTACTGGACACATCTAGGTTTAACCAGTAATATACTGAATGACCTTAGTAGGGCcctatgaattatttttttctatttgattacatttttaaaagattggTGAAATTGTTTGCTTTATGAATAACCATAAATATGGAATCCATGAAAACTAAAacggaaaaaaataaatgaaaataaagctgATTTCATAGGGCCTTACCTTGGACAATCAAGCGAGGTGTGCTCGGCAATCTGGTCATCCTTTGGACGTCGGCAGCTGTGGCAGATGGCTGTAAAGTAAGTTtatacagaaaacatttttatagatGCAACGGGGTGCAAAGTACACTGCCTTTGACTTTAAACCTTATATTCAGTAACAACTTCActgaatatacattaaaagaaaactttttaCCAATAATTGAATAAGTATTTGCAAAACAAAACTTACGTCAGCCTCAAGCACGATGGCGTCTTGTGGTTCTTTAAAGTATGTCCTTAGGAGCTGTAGAACACACATGGCCTTGTCTGAAACTTCAACGTCATAATTAGCCAGGACTTCAGCGATCCCCGGATAACGGCTGAGTCTCTGGCAGAACTTAACAATTGTGCTGCCTTTGCTGTGGATGGCCTCTCTTAGCTTGCTGATGATAGAGACATCTGTGAGCAGCTTAAAGTGTGAGTAAAGGCATCTTCGTGAAGACAGAAAGGGCCATTCTTCTATAACCCTGTCAATGGTTGGTGCAGTACGTTGCAGTATGTAAGTCTTTTCCATTAGTGGCTCAGCTCTTTCTGCACCATTAAAGCCATCCTCTGAAAACATGCGGCGTAGGCGCATTTTCATCTCATCCAATGTCGTCTCGGTCTCGCCACTGGGTAGATCTGTAGGAGCCCATCTCACGCACCCATATTGATCCACTGGGCCTCTTGCCATTGTCCCTGCTCCACTGCTGGCCCTCCTCTCTCTCCGTCGTCGTGCAAGAgtgttgtttctatttttgtACTCAACCCTTGTTTTAATTTGTTGAAGGAGGGACTGGCAGCCATCTCCAATAATATCTCCTGTTTTGCCTATATCTGCAAAACATTTAGGAAACTCTCTAATGATGCCCCGAACTATAGTGTGGCATGTTGCTCTACTAGGATTAGGATCTTGTTCTAAGATCTGATCTACCACTGCCTGTACTATGTTTTTTCTGTCTACTGGGAGGGGTCTTGCTTGATTTACCAAACATTTTTGAAGGGATGAAGGCATCCGTTCCCAATTTACTCTGAAATCAACATGCCATGGCCTTCCAAGATTTGGTGCAAAGCTCTCAGTGCATGAGGAGTGTGAGGATGGACTGCATGTGCTTCCCAAAGGGCTCTGAGATGAAGAGGGAGAAGGGACAGCCTCTAAATTTAACTGAATTACTGGAAGtcctaaacaaaaaacaaaaaaaaaagaaaaaaagaaaagaaaaaagaattacATCTTTCATAAAGTTTCGTCATAGATTAAATTCTGAAGTAATAATTAAACTTAGTTTTTAAACCCTCAATCTTGTCTGCTTGTTTGTCAATTGTGATCATGTCCATAGCACCCTGCCGTGTAGATTTACCTTCATTTTTAAAAGCAGCCAACAATTTTCTGCATTGTATTGGACGCAAGTATTTTTCAATGTCTTTTTCTTCGACCAACACAAGGTCTTCCTTGTTTTCGACTCCCAGCTCCTCCAGAACTTCCAACAAATGTGCCAGTGTTTCATCTGAGAGGCTTGGTAAAATTGAAATCACCAAATCCTTAATGCCTTGATTCATTTTCTGAAAGAGAAAAGGTACAATTTTCTTTTTAGTTCAAATGAATCTGTAACACATTGCTCAATAAACCTCTGGAAAAGCATGATGAAGAGCAATTAGTAGTAAGTCAAACACCTCATAAGTTGGAAGAGGATAGTAGTCAAGCAAATGTTCTTGGTTAACACACAGATAATCCCTTCTGTATCTGTACAACTGGAGGGAACATGCTGCCTGCACCTAGATAAGCTTGCAGAAGTTGGTGTCTCTCTGCAAGAGTTTTGCAAAGATTTTTAAAATTGTGCAGTTTTCTGGCACACTTCTTAAAATAACTGTGCTTGCTTTCGAATCTCAAAGTCCAGAGGCGAATTAGTGGACCAAAGTGGTGTATAAGGTCAGGGTAATGACACATGTAATGATGCTTAGGTCGTAAGGGATTATCAGGGAAGAGCTTTTGCCTGGTGCAAATGTATTCTTCGATTAAAACTTTGAGATATGCAGCCTGCCCTGTTGTTACAGCTGGTGCACAAACAAGCTCCACTATCTCTCTCAGTTGCAATATCAGTTGCCATACCTCATTTCTATATGGATCTTTAATCCTGTCACCAATTAGGAGAGGTAGTATCCTGAGAAAACACCAATTCTGGACAGCATGTCTACTTAACCGCTCACTTCCGGGGGAGAGTTCGCCTGGTTTGTCATTTGCATCATTTCCTTTGTATTTGAACTGATTTTTGCATCGATTCAATTGCAAATATGTAAAATGCTTCTCCTCAACTAAACGACCAACAAACAAAGCAAGGTCATAAGAAACAACACCCTCAAATAGATCGTGCCCTAGACATGGTGGGAGCCCAGGCTGACGAACATGGAAATGTGTAAGCTTGTTAAAAGGAGAGTCCCCTTTGATACCAAATACAGAGCCAGCAACAGCAGTGTCTAAATCTTGGACATGGCTTTTATAAGACTGCACAGTTCTTGCAGTACCACAAAGGTTTGGCTCATtcacaaatgtggttttatttatcTCACAATATCGGCAGAAATAATCTGCACGACTgaagttttccaaaaaaaaccCTATACAATGGGATCCCAAATTATCTCCGGAAATGGCAACAAGAGTCCCTTTCACGATTTTACCACTGGGCATTGAAATGCCAGTTTCCTCTAGAAATTTAAGATCCTTGATCAGTGGCTCAAAAACTTTGTTTATACCAAAGTATTTGAAATCATTTTCCCTACAAAGAAGCACAAGTTGCATGTGATCTGTAGTTGATCGATTGTGTGGCAAAATATCAGTCAGAGTACAGTAGACAGCTAAAACCTTATGTTTTTTCTTCCCTGAACCAAGAGAGTTTACAACCTCAAAGTCATCCTGATATAAAATGAGGCCAAGAGAATCAGAAGCTGTCTTCATTAAACTATTACTCTTAAATCCCTCACCATCCTTAACATCACGTAAAACCTCTCCAGGAGTGGGTGGTTGAGAATAGTGTAAGCATGCTGTTCTCGTACAGATGTGGTTTTGAACAGTGCAGCCAATGTTTCCTTTATAGGTATATACTGGGAAAAACGCAATTTGCCATTTTCATCATTACCTAAAAACAATGGCACAGGTTCAACATAgtcaaaatgacttttaaaaacaGACTTTCTTTTTTGGTCTGTATTTAACAGCTCCCTGTTATAAAACCTCAGAAGATCATCTCTTCGCATTTCCTCAATGATGTTGCTAACAATAGCCTCAGAAATTTCAAGAGCCTTTAGTTTCTCACTCAGGATCTTAAGTGCATGAGACAGACCAATTTCATGTGCATTCTGAAAGTCCTCAATTATTGTTGTTATAGTACTTGCTGGTAACAACAATTTTGATTGTAATTTCAAGTACAGAAGTGTAATATTTTGTAGGAACAATGATTCATCGACAGCAAATGGCTCTTCACATTCAAATCTGTCTTCATCGGGTGTCTCTAAACAAGGTTGATTAGAAATGCAAAACTGCTCAGTGGGAGCAGATACAGTTGGCATAGAATCATCAAGATGTTCAACATGTTTGTGTTTCCTTGAAATATGAGCTGCTAAACTAGACTCAACTGTAAAGGTAGAACTACACTCTCTGAATGGGCATTTCATTTTGAGTCCTTCTCTTATGTGTGACTTTAAATGCTTAATGAAGGAGGTTAAGCTGTTACACACAATTTCACAAGATTGAGCTACACACTTTAATGGAGCATCAAATTGCTTGCTAAGAGATGGGCCTGATCCTTTATGATCTCTATACGAATATCTCTATATTGCCCGGGACAATAGCCAAATTTACCTATAAAACTGAAGTAAAGTTAGTCAATCGCAAATCTCTCAGTAATACATTTTCGTTGCAGGTGCGCCGTCTTTGAACTTGAATTGAAGTTCACAGGAATGATTCAAAATTGATGACAGTTTTTCCAGATATCCTAGCTATACGAAGATCGACGTGGAGAATTAACACAttcttaaaatacaaataatataagtAAAAAGACGGAATCAGTCCATTTTACCTATGAAGTGCAACCGAAGTAAAGTTAGTAAAGAATCTctttaaaaaatgatattttcGTGGCATGTGCGTTGTCTTTGAATTGAAATTCACAGGAAATAGCTAACGTTATAGCTATTCAAAATGGATGATgacgcacttttttttttcactcagatACGAAAGTCTACACGaaagaatacaattttaaaatgcaaataataaaagtacAACGACAGAAACAGTACATTTTACCTCTGAAGCTATAACTGAAGTAAAGATAAAGTCAACACGGTAAATAATATATCAGCAGAACTTCTCGTGTGCGTCGTCTTCTAAGTTCACAGtgataataatgcaaaatggaTGACCGTGTCGAGCTACCCTGGGACATCCCGCCCATTCTTCAAGTTCAAACTTTTAGCCATGCACTAGAGACTAGCCTATTTTttctttcaccaaaaaaattgttCACCTCTCTCCAAAGACTTAATAAATTTCGATTACGTTCACTTAAAATAattgcacaaaaaataaataaattgcaagcCGTCCTTTAACAAAACTTGGTAACAAAAACATAATTCATCATAAACAACTGCTGTAAAGCACTTTTATaagtttttaatgtcatttttcgCTGCTTTCATGCCAATGTCAGGGATTTTCAACCACCACTATGAAATGCTAACTAGCTTGCCAGATCTCTAACATCACATAAATAACTGCTTAGAtccatttttttaaactatatgcACCTTTTATTTACCTCGTAACTTACCTTTATACATCAGATAGCATCGTCAGTGCCAAGAGGATATTCCTGCGTCGTGTCTTGTCGTGAGCTGAATCAAAGAGAGCATATGATGTCAGACTTATTAAAGTAGACTACGGAATATTCGCTGCTGGAACGTTATGAAATACTTTCAAATAGGTAATTACTATTTTGTTGGaagaatattttctttttttgaagagAGAGCATACTTACATGTAAAGTAGCCAGACTGAAGATGGCGCCTTCGTTCTCAGCTGAATAGGTATTTTTacagttatttgctgtcaaatcACAGCAGATAGTTAATAGTCAGTGAGCGAATCCGCATTACTGTGatattacagtaaaacaataaaaacagtattttactgtaaaaacccacagttaaatattgtgaaagtctggaaatattttacagtgtacatatttgtatatgtatgatTGATGTTGCAAGTATTCAGTAAAAAATGATCATacatgaaataaacttttttttgtgaagTTTCTGTAACAACACTCTAGTAGCTATGTTTGATTAAGATTTCTGATTAGAAAGAGCCCACCCTCATAACTTTATGCAGTAATGAACAGGGGAGATATTCAGATAAGTCTCAGTAAGGAGCCAGAGCTGTTTCTAAGGCCAATGTGTTTTCTGCCATTCTGTCTGCCAATGAAACCTGATATTGACAAACTCCTCATCCAATAAAAGGTAAATTACCACCTGTTGATATCACATGTTCAGGTGATGTTTATAAACGTGCATAAAGGGAAACCTGCAAACACTAGGAGTAGCCATTTCATTTGCACTCTGACTCTGTATACGTTACAATTAATTCAAAGAGGACGAAACAAAGGTTTTAAAGCCTTTCGGAAGTTGTAGAAGAACTTTGCAAATCGAGTGAAGAAGAGTCTGAAGGAGAAGAGAATAAGTCCAGCAACGATGAGCCTTTTTGGAAGATACTTTTTCAGACGCCACAGATAGATGAGGAAGAAGCAGTGTGAGGGGAAGAGGAAAACAGACTGACTTGGATTCAGATACTCTTTCTGATACTGAAGAGAGATGGCATGATTCAGAAGAGCCTGACATTGTACCGATTGAGCCCATCTTCAAGCCAGAACGTACGCCTGGGCCTCAAGTTATCACTTCACAAGAATACAGCTCTCTAGAGTTACTTCAATTCTTTTTTTCATCCGATGTCTGCCAGACcattataaaaaaacacaaatgccTACTCTGCTGAGCACCAGAACAGCACAAGGAGACTAAAGCAGGAGATGTGCCAAAAGGACTTGTTTAGTTTCCTTTCAGTTGTCCTGTACATGGGTCTGGTAAAGCTTCCAGCAGTGCCAGACTACTGGAATGGATCCAGGCTTTTCAATTTCTGTTTCCCGGCATCAGTCATGTCCTGCAGAAGAGTCAAGGCAATCTCCAATGCACTTCACATCAGTGATCTATAGGTGGACGCAGAATACATCAAGAAAAGAGGTACCCCTGATTACGACCGCCTGTGCAAAGTCAAGCCCTTATATGTGCAGCTTCGTGACCGGTGCAAGAGCTTCTTTCATCCTGACCAAAACCTCTCAGTGGATGAAAGAATGGTAGCTTCTGAAGCACGGATCAGTCTGAAGCAGTACCACAGGGGCAAGCCAACCAAATGGGGGTATAAGCTCTTTGTACTAGCAGATTCACGGCTTGGCTATAcgtgggatttttttatttatgagggAAAATCCCCCACAACTCAAAACCCACAGAACAAGGGGCTGAGCTATGAATCTGTAGTAGCTTTAGTCAATCCCAAAGTCTTGGGTACTGGCTATAATGCTCTATGTAGATAACTTCTACA is part of the Carassius gibelio isolate Cgi1373 ecotype wild population from Czech Republic chromosome A4, carGib1.2-hapl.c, whole genome shotgun sequence genome and harbors:
- the LOC127967977 gene encoding uncharacterized protein LOC127967977 isoform X1 yields the protein MNQGIKDLVISILPSLSDETLAHLLEVLEELGVENKEDLVLVEEKDIEKYLRPIQCRKLLAAFKNEGLPVIQLNLEAVPSPSSSQSPLGSTCSPSSHSSCTESFAPNLGRPWHVDFRVNWERMPSSLQKCLVNQARPLPVDRKNIVQAVVDQILEQDPNPSRATCHTIVRGIIREFPKCFADIGKTGDIIGDGCQSLLQQIKTRVEYKNRNNTLARRRRERRASSGAGTMARGPVDQYGCVRWAPTDLPSGETETTLDEMKMRLRRMFSEDGFNGAERAEPLMEKTYILQRTAPTIDRVIEEWPFLSSRRCLYSHFKLLTDVSIISKLREAIHSKGSTIVKFCQRLSRYPGIAEVLANYDVEVSDKAMCVLQLLRTYFKEPQDAIVLEADPSATAADVQRMTRLPSTPRLIVQGASWESTLIQDLSPRRSREASISKFVLCCANLWILNGWQHNQILC
- the LOC127967977 gene encoding uncharacterized protein LOC127967977 isoform X2, which gives rise to MNQGIKDLVISILPSLSDETLAHLLEVLEELGVENKEDLVLVEEKDIEKYLRPIQCRKLLAAFKNEGLPVIQLNLEAVPSPSSSQSPLGSTCSPSSHSSCTESFAPNLGRPWHVDFRVNWERMPSSLQKCLVNQARPLPVDRKNIVQAVVDQILEQDPNPSRATCHTIVRGIIREFPKCFADIGKTGDIIGDGCQSLLQQIKTRVEYKNRNNTLARRRRERRASSGAGTMARGPVDQYGCVRWAPTDLPSGETETTLDEMKMRLRRMFSEDGFNGAERAEPLMEKTYILQRTAPTIDRVIEEWPFLSSRRCLYSHFKLLTDVSIISKLREAIHSKGSTIVKFCQRLSRYPGIAEVLANYDVEVSDKAMCVLQLLRTYFKEPQDAIVLEADPSATAADVQRMTRLPSTPRLIVQGDMIKPAAWLLSIEGKVVMGPHADFITGIASLFSSYYCLNLQYPEESTCTLEFIQRCFLGINPDTGSKSKKKQGGINQQVCSLLRKLVDFEWMAT